One stretch of Streptomyces sp. MMBL 11-1 DNA includes these proteins:
- a CDS encoding sensor histidine kinase, translated as MPTSIRPDRDAVTLAASGLLGGLLLWLLGLHTQGGRPFAAPWVALVPLTAMAAAELLRRAAPRTALMTGTLALVADQFTRGNLATVLMFTDVMYAAVLYGTPAAARRLPVATLLITVASTIGFLAWFHKPEALLIGLVIGLVSFGPALTGVSVRSHRSAADSARLAAAQTARLAEMDRTQAVVAERARMGRELHDMVANHLSAVAIHSTAALSIDDPETSRNALKVIRENSVEGLAEMRRLIGLLREGGEDDAPEAAPTLASLDALVEQTNVNGASSGLVCTLEGAGDAVPEALPTPVELAAYRIVQESLTNALKHAAPGPVTVRLGHTGGVLTIEVTSVFGSRPGPTAPGSEAGLVGMRERVALLGGRITAGAEPDGDGTKIWRVRAELPVEERTVRE; from the coding sequence GTGCCCACCTCGATCCGCCCCGACCGCGACGCGGTGACCCTGGCCGCCTCCGGGCTGCTCGGGGGGCTGCTCCTGTGGCTGCTGGGCCTGCACACCCAGGGCGGCCGGCCCTTCGCCGCCCCCTGGGTCGCCCTCGTACCGCTGACCGCGATGGCCGCCGCCGAGCTGCTGCGCCGCGCCGCCCCGCGCACGGCGCTGATGACCGGCACGCTCGCGCTGGTGGCGGACCAGTTCACCCGGGGCAACCTCGCCACCGTCCTGATGTTCACGGACGTCATGTACGCGGCCGTGCTGTACGGGACCCCGGCCGCCGCCCGCCGCCTCCCGGTGGCCACACTCCTGATCACCGTCGCGTCCACGATCGGCTTCCTGGCCTGGTTCCACAAGCCGGAGGCGCTGCTGATCGGCCTGGTCATCGGGCTGGTCTCCTTCGGCCCCGCGCTGACCGGGGTCAGTGTCCGCAGCCATCGCTCCGCCGCCGACAGCGCCCGGCTGGCCGCCGCGCAGACCGCGCGGCTGGCCGAGATGGACCGGACGCAGGCGGTGGTCGCCGAGCGCGCCCGGATGGGACGGGAGCTGCACGACATGGTGGCCAACCACCTCTCCGCCGTGGCGATCCACTCCACGGCGGCCCTGTCCATCGACGACCCGGAGACCTCCCGGAACGCCCTGAAGGTGATCCGGGAGAACAGTGTCGAGGGGCTGGCGGAGATGCGCCGGCTGATCGGGCTGCTGCGGGAGGGCGGCGAGGACGACGCCCCGGAGGCGGCCCCGACGCTCGCTTCCCTGGACGCGCTCGTCGAGCAGACGAACGTCAACGGGGCGTCCAGCGGGCTGGTCTGCACCCTGGAGGGCGCCGGGGACGCGGTGCCCGAAGCGCTGCCGACGCCGGTCGAGCTGGCCGCCTACCGGATTGTGCAGGAGTCCCTGACCAACGCTCTCAAGCACGCGGCGCCGGGCCCGGTCACCGTGCGGCTCGGCCACACCGGCGGGGTGCTGACGATCGAGGTGACCAGTGTGTTCGGCAGCCGCCCCGGTCCCACGGCGCCCGGATCGGAGGCTGGCCTGGTGGGCATGCGGGAGCGGGTGGCCCTGCTCGGCGGGAGGATCACCGCGGGGGCCGAGCCGGACGGCGACGGAACCAAGATCTGGCGGGTACGGGCCGAACTGCCCGTGGAGGAAAGGACGGTGCGGGAATGA
- a CDS encoding cob(I)yrinic acid a,c-diamide adenosyltransferase produces MVNLTRIYTRTGDQGTTALGDMSRTAKTDLRISAYADANEANAAIGAAIALGQLPEALVKVLVRVQNDLFDVGADLCTPVVEDPKYPPLRVEQSYIDKLEADCDTFLEELEKLRSFILPGGTPGAALLHQACTVVRRAERSTWAALEVHGESMNTLTATYLNRLSDLLFILARSANKEVGDVLWVPGGER; encoded by the coding sequence ATGGTCAATCTGACGCGCATCTACACCCGGACCGGCGACCAGGGCACCACGGCCCTCGGCGACATGAGCCGCACCGCCAAGACCGATCTGCGGATCTCGGCGTACGCGGACGCCAACGAGGCCAACGCGGCGATCGGCGCGGCCATCGCGCTGGGGCAGCTGCCCGAGGCGCTGGTGAAGGTCCTCGTACGGGTCCAGAACGACCTCTTCGACGTGGGCGCGGACCTGTGCACCCCGGTGGTCGAGGACCCGAAGTACCCTCCGCTGCGGGTGGAGCAGTCCTACATCGACAAGCTGGAGGCGGACTGCGACACCTTCCTGGAGGAGCTGGAGAAGCTGCGCAGCTTCATCCTCCCCGGCGGTACGCCCGGCGCGGCCCTGCTGCACCAGGCGTGCACCGTGGTCCGGCGCGCCGAGCGGTCCACCTGGGCGGCGCTGGAGGTGCACGGGGAGTCGATGAACACCCTGACCGCCACCTACCTCAACCGCCTCTCCGACCTCCTGTTCATCCTGGCGCGGAGCGCGAACAAGGAGGTCGGGGACGTGCTGTGGGTGCCGGGCGGCGAGCGGTAG
- a CDS encoding 3-hydroxyacyl-CoA dehydrogenase family protein, whose product MARKLAVIGAGLMGSGIAQVSAQAGWDVVLRDVTDAALTRGRDGIRASYDRFVSKGKLDAADAESALARITTTTDLDAVADADVVVEAVFEKLEVKHEIFRALDKVVGENTVLASNTSAIPITKIAAVTERPERVVGVHFFSPVPMMQLCELVRGYKTSDETLATAREFAESVGKTCIVVNRDVAGFVTTRLISALVVEAAKLYESGVASAEDIDTACKLGFGHAMGPLATADLTGVDILLHATSNIYTESQDEKFAAPELMRRMVDAGDIGRKSGQGFYTY is encoded by the coding sequence GTGGCCAGGAAGCTTGCCGTCATCGGGGCCGGACTCATGGGATCCGGGATCGCGCAGGTCTCCGCCCAGGCGGGCTGGGACGTCGTGCTGCGGGACGTCACCGACGCCGCGCTGACCCGGGGCCGTGACGGGATCAGGGCCTCGTACGACAGGTTCGTCTCCAAGGGCAAGCTGGACGCGGCCGACGCCGAGTCCGCGCTCGCCCGCATCACCACGACCACCGACCTCGACGCCGTGGCGGACGCGGACGTGGTCGTGGAAGCCGTCTTCGAGAAGCTGGAAGTCAAGCACGAGATCTTCCGGGCCCTGGACAAGGTCGTCGGCGAGAACACCGTTCTCGCGTCCAACACCTCCGCCATCCCGATCACCAAGATCGCGGCCGTGACGGAGCGTCCGGAACGCGTCGTCGGCGTGCACTTCTTCTCGCCGGTCCCGATGATGCAGCTCTGCGAGCTGGTGCGCGGCTACAAGACCAGCGACGAAACCCTCGCCACCGCCCGGGAGTTCGCCGAGTCGGTCGGCAAGACCTGCATCGTCGTCAACCGCGATGTGGCGGGCTTCGTCACCACCCGGCTGATCTCGGCGCTCGTCGTCGAGGCCGCCAAGCTGTACGAGTCGGGCGTCGCCTCGGCCGAGGACATCGACACCGCCTGCAAGCTGGGCTTCGGCCACGCCATGGGCCCGCTCGCCACCGCGGACCTGACCGGCGTCGACATCCTGCTGCACGCCACGAGCAACATCTACACCGAGTCGCAGGACGAGAAGTTCGCCGCCCCGGAACTGATGCGCCGGATGGTCGACGCAGGTGACATCGGGCGCAAGAGCGGGCAGGGCTTCTACACGTACTGA
- a CDS encoding STAS domain-containing protein: protein MHIRGDHAELVVGGRLDVRSAADARTVLHSAVDDGVGDLVLDLTELDSWDATGLGVIMGAHRRAGRAGRRLVLRGVPPQMQRLLVATRLHRILAIEGGIAAESLPRV, encoded by the coding sequence ATGCACATCAGGGGCGACCACGCCGAGCTGGTCGTCGGGGGCCGCCTCGACGTCCGAAGCGCGGCGGACGCCCGTACGGTCCTGCACTCGGCCGTGGACGACGGCGTCGGCGACCTCGTGCTGGACCTGACCGAGCTGGACTCCTGGGACGCCACCGGACTCGGCGTCATCATGGGAGCCCACCGCCGCGCCGGACGGGCCGGACGCCGCCTCGTGCTGCGCGGCGTGCCGCCGCAGATGCAGCGCCTCCTGGTGGCCACCCGGCTGCACCGCATCCTGGCCATCGAGGGCGGCATCGCCGCGGAGTCGCTGCCGCGCGTCTGA